In the genome of Neovison vison isolate M4711 chromosome 3, ASM_NN_V1, whole genome shotgun sequence, one region contains:
- the PUS1 gene encoding tRNA pseudouridine synthase A isoform X2 — MAGNVQAPAPVGAAREQDRKARSSWQGGARVWEDAEQQAKKLRSSPDGELQRKLPKRKIVLLMAYSGKGYHGMQRNVGSSQFKTIEDDLVSALVRSGCIPENHGEDMRKMSFQRCARTDKGVSAAGQVVSLKVWLIDDILEKINSHLPPHIRILGLKRVTGGFNSKNKCDARTYFYMLPTFAFAHKDYDVQDESYRLSAETLLRVNRLLACYKGTHNFHNFTSQKGPREASARRYVLDMFCEEPFLRDGMEFAVIKVKGQSFMTHQIRKMVGLVVAIVKGYAPESVLERSWGEAKVDVPKAPGLGLVLERVHFEKYNQRFGNDGLHEPLDWSREEAGVTAFKEQHIYPTIISTERHERSMAQWLSTLPVHDFNATAHAAACPDAKVPSPQGDSD; from the exons ATGGCCGGGAACGTGCAGGCCCCCGCCCCCGTGGGCGCCGCGCGGGAGCAGGACCGGAAGGCCCGGAGCAGCTGGCAGGGCGGGGCGCGGGTCTGGGAGGACGCGGAGCAGCAGGCCAAGAAGCTCAGGAGCAGTCCGGACGGGGAGCTGCAGAGGAAGCTGCCCAAGCGGAAGATCGTGCTGCTCATGGCCTATTCCGGGAAGGGCTACCACGGCATGCAG aGGAATGTTGGGTCGTCACAGTTCAAGACCATCGAAGATGACTTGGTATCTGCTCTGGTCCGGTCGGGTTGTATTCCTGAAAATCACGGCGAAGACATGAGGAAGATGTCCTTCCAGCGGTGTGCCCGGACAGATAAG GGTGTGTCGGCGGCTGGCCAGGTCGTGTCCCTGAAGGTGTGGCTGATAGACGACATTTTAGAAAAGATCAACAGCCACCTTCCGCCTCACATCCGGATCCTGG GACTGAAGAGGGTCACGGGTGGCTTCAATTCCAAGAACAAGTGTGACGCCAGGACCTACTTCTACATGTTGCCCACATTTGCCTTTGCCCACAAGGACTACGACGTGCAGGATGAGAGCTACCGGCTGAGCGCGGAGACGCTGCTGCGTGTGAACAGGCTCCTCGCCTGCTACAAGGGCACACACAACTTTCACAATTTCACCTCGCAGAAGGGGCCCCGTGAGGCCAGCGCTCGGCGCTACGTCTTGGACATGTTCTGTGAGGAGCCTTTCTTGCGGGACGGCATGGAGTTCGCGGTGATCAAGGTGAAGGGGCAGAGCTTCATGACGCATCAGATCAGGAAAATGGTCGGCCTGGTGGTGGCCATCGTCAAGGGCTATGCCCCCGAGAGCGTGCTGGAGCGCAGCTGGGGGGAGGCGAAGGTGGACGTGCCCAAGGCGCCAGGGCTCGGCCTCGTCCTGGAGCGCGTGCACTTCGAGAAGTACAACCAGCGTTTTGGCAATGATGGGCTCCACGAGCCGCTGGACTGGTCGCGGGAGGAGGCGGGGGTCACGGCGTTCAAGGAACAGCACATCTACCCCACCATCATCAGCACTGAGCGCCACGAGCGGTCCATGGCCCAGTGGCTGAGCACCCTGCCCGTGCATGACTTCAACGCCACCGCCCACGCCGCAGCCTGCCCAGATGccaag
- the PUS1 gene encoding tRNA pseudouridine synthase A isoform X1, producing the protein MAAPSLRAAAGALRRACGAWSPRLGRRLLCSPPMAGNVQAPAPVGAAREQDRKARSSWQGGARVWEDAEQQAKKLRSSPDGELQRKLPKRKIVLLMAYSGKGYHGMQRNVGSSQFKTIEDDLVSALVRSGCIPENHGEDMRKMSFQRCARTDKGVSAAGQVVSLKVWLIDDILEKINSHLPPHIRILGLKRVTGGFNSKNKCDARTYFYMLPTFAFAHKDYDVQDESYRLSAETLLRVNRLLACYKGTHNFHNFTSQKGPREASARRYVLDMFCEEPFLRDGMEFAVIKVKGQSFMTHQIRKMVGLVVAIVKGYAPESVLERSWGEAKVDVPKAPGLGLVLERVHFEKYNQRFGNDGLHEPLDWSREEAGVTAFKEQHIYPTIISTERHERSMAQWLSTLPVHDFNATAHAAACPDAKVPSPQGDSD; encoded by the exons ATGGCGGCGCCCAGTCTGCGGGCGGCGGCCGGGGCCCTGCGGAGAGCCTGCGGAGCGTGGAGTCCGCGCCTGGGACGGCGTCTGCTCTG CTCGCCCCCCATGGCCGGGAACGTGCAGGCCCCCGCCCCCGTGGGCGCCGCGCGGGAGCAGGACCGGAAGGCCCGGAGCAGCTGGCAGGGCGGGGCGCGGGTCTGGGAGGACGCGGAGCAGCAGGCCAAGAAGCTCAGGAGCAGTCCGGACGGGGAGCTGCAGAGGAAGCTGCCCAAGCGGAAGATCGTGCTGCTCATGGCCTATTCCGGGAAGGGCTACCACGGCATGCAG aGGAATGTTGGGTCGTCACAGTTCAAGACCATCGAAGATGACTTGGTATCTGCTCTGGTCCGGTCGGGTTGTATTCCTGAAAATCACGGCGAAGACATGAGGAAGATGTCCTTCCAGCGGTGTGCCCGGACAGATAAG GGTGTGTCGGCGGCTGGCCAGGTCGTGTCCCTGAAGGTGTGGCTGATAGACGACATTTTAGAAAAGATCAACAGCCACCTTCCGCCTCACATCCGGATCCTGG GACTGAAGAGGGTCACGGGTGGCTTCAATTCCAAGAACAAGTGTGACGCCAGGACCTACTTCTACATGTTGCCCACATTTGCCTTTGCCCACAAGGACTACGACGTGCAGGATGAGAGCTACCGGCTGAGCGCGGAGACGCTGCTGCGTGTGAACAGGCTCCTCGCCTGCTACAAGGGCACACACAACTTTCACAATTTCACCTCGCAGAAGGGGCCCCGTGAGGCCAGCGCTCGGCGCTACGTCTTGGACATGTTCTGTGAGGAGCCTTTCTTGCGGGACGGCATGGAGTTCGCGGTGATCAAGGTGAAGGGGCAGAGCTTCATGACGCATCAGATCAGGAAAATGGTCGGCCTGGTGGTGGCCATCGTCAAGGGCTATGCCCCCGAGAGCGTGCTGGAGCGCAGCTGGGGGGAGGCGAAGGTGGACGTGCCCAAGGCGCCAGGGCTCGGCCTCGTCCTGGAGCGCGTGCACTTCGAGAAGTACAACCAGCGTTTTGGCAATGATGGGCTCCACGAGCCGCTGGACTGGTCGCGGGAGGAGGCGGGGGTCACGGCGTTCAAGGAACAGCACATCTACCCCACCATCATCAGCACTGAGCGCCACGAGCGGTCCATGGCCCAGTGGCTGAGCACCCTGCCCGTGCATGACTTCAACGCCACCGCCCACGCCGCAGCCTGCCCAGATGccaag